The proteins below are encoded in one region of Neoasaia chiangmaiensis:
- a CDS encoding DUF1643 domain-containing protein → MKTVSSEQGHNVGDARPLRLRDDVVSTAVYDGPGDCYRYRLHRVWDAARPSILWLMMNPSVATEVGDDRTVAKCQRYARAWGYGGIFVGNTFAYRCTDQKRLLEVPDPIGPGNDAALLDMARDAAMTILAYGAPHHKSLRARGTEVAHMLAASGIPLHAMRISRSGRPEHPLYLPGALQPRIFDIDAPV, encoded by the coding sequence GTGAAAACCGTCAGTTCCGAACAGGGTCATAACGTTGGCGACGCGCGGCCGTTGAGGCTTCGCGATGATGTCGTCAGCACTGCCGTCTATGACGGGCCGGGCGATTGCTACCGCTACAGGCTGCATCGGGTCTGGGACGCCGCCAGACCGTCCATACTGTGGCTGATGATGAACCCTTCCGTCGCCACGGAAGTGGGAGACGACCGCACTGTCGCAAAATGCCAGCGCTATGCGCGCGCCTGGGGCTATGGCGGTATTTTCGTCGGCAATACCTTCGCCTATCGCTGCACCGATCAGAAACGCCTGCTGGAAGTGCCGGATCCGATCGGCCCGGGCAATGATGCCGCCCTGCTGGACATGGCACGCGATGCCGCGATGACCATCCTCGCCTATGGCGCACCGCATCATAAATCATTGCGCGCACGCGGCACCGAGGTCGCGCACATGCTGGCCGCTTCCGGTATCCCGTTGCATGCGATGCGCATCAGCCGCTCCGGTCGACCGGAGCACCCGCTTTATCTTCCCGGCGCGCTCCAGCCCCGGATATTCGACATCGACGCACCTGTCTGA
- a CDS encoding ABC transporter permease translates to MDSGLSVTGHSPSRGSTSARAALADLRETVGLWRLAVSLGWLDIKLRYRGSVLGPFWLTLSSVIMLGSMGVIYARLFHVVLREYLPFLSLSLTLWQVGLAGILQESCTCYTDAERSIRAIRLPYALQAVRVLVRNAIVFAHNIVVPLGVFAIYGLWPGAIALLSLPALLLWALDGMAACLLLGTLCARFRDLPPIVGALLQIAFYVTPVIWQPRQLGAHGWWLIFNPFYSLLEIVRAPLLGHVPSSQVTSVALGVSVVFCGIALAAFARVRGRLAFWV, encoded by the coding sequence ATGGATTCCGGTTTGTCAGTCACAGGGCATTCGCCGTCGCGCGGTTCGACGTCGGCACGCGCCGCGCTCGCCGATCTGCGCGAGACGGTGGGCCTTTGGCGACTGGCGGTCTCACTCGGCTGGCTCGACATCAAGCTACGCTACCGCGGCTCCGTCCTGGGGCCATTCTGGCTGACGCTGTCCTCCGTCATCATGCTGGGATCGATGGGTGTGATCTATGCGCGCCTTTTCCATGTCGTCCTGCGCGAATATTTGCCGTTCCTGTCGCTTTCCCTCACGCTTTGGCAGGTCGGGCTGGCGGGGATCCTTCAGGAATCCTGCACATGCTACACGGATGCCGAGCGCAGCATTCGGGCCATTCGTCTCCCCTATGCATTGCAGGCCGTGCGTGTGCTGGTGCGCAATGCCATTGTTTTCGCGCATAATATCGTCGTGCCGCTGGGCGTGTTCGCGATTTACGGTCTGTGGCCGGGAGCGATTGCGTTGCTGAGTTTGCCGGCGCTGCTGCTCTGGGCGCTGGACGGGATGGCGGCGTGTCTGTTGCTGGGCACGCTCTGCGCACGGTTCCGGGATCTTCCGCCGATCGTGGGCGCGTTGTTGCAGATCGCGTTCTATGTCACGCCGGTGATCTGGCAGCCCCGTCAACTCGGCGCCCATGGATGGTGGTTGATCTTCAATCCGTTTTACTCACTGCTGGAGATCGTGCGGGCGCCGTTGCTGGGCCACGTTCCGTCATCGCAGGTGACGAGTGTGGCGCTGGGGGTCAGCGTTGTGTTCTGCGGTATTGCGCTGGCGGCGTTCGCCAGGGTGCGTGGCCGACTGGCATTCTGGGTCTGA
- a CDS encoding carbohydrate porin: MATTGLLPVAQSWAQAVSPTENLAPTPTREQATGQAEPTNATPKNPPMQFGDPYDRSPVSLGEPKAPPPPPPPEPFFPASFTDWLKQGTMTGDWGGLRTRLQNMGIALQGHYLQDSAGNPVGGRGKTVRYAHEVGIGADINFAQLTGHDIGVFHVLLTERAGAGIARQLPALNSPQEIYGSGETIRFTRLSLEKQFGRYVDSEIGWINTENDFAQSTMHWGMNLYCQFESNAICGMPQALASNAGYGYYPTAHPGAFIKLFPFGNDRMLVSAGIYNVDPTISNTGYAWKLGLHHTTGVYLPFQIGWHLGGTDTEGKLPTNFKIGGYWDTSEVNNVFGQLAGFETAHVDLGNLPIEKIRGRYGGWFEGDQMLQRDAKDPNRSTVAFMSFIWGDPRTAISPYFVTWGVVRKGTFPSRPNDTFSIGGKFNFLNPKLTNYVGALQGAGYPGLLKPSGEHAGEINYGWRPSPWLTIRPGVQYIWHPGGTNRYKNALLLDLETGVTF, from the coding sequence TTGGCGACCACGGGGCTTCTGCCTGTTGCGCAATCCTGGGCGCAGGCTGTCAGCCCGACGGAGAATCTGGCTCCAACGCCAACGCGGGAACAGGCTACCGGCCAAGCAGAACCGACCAACGCCACGCCGAAGAACCCGCCGATGCAGTTCGGTGATCCCTATGACCGCTCGCCGGTGAGCCTCGGCGAACCCAAGGCCCCGCCGCCACCGCCGCCGCCGGAGCCGTTTTTCCCCGCCAGCTTCACCGACTGGCTCAAGCAGGGCACGATGACGGGCGATTGGGGCGGCCTGCGCACGCGTCTTCAGAACATGGGTATCGCGCTGCAGGGACATTATCTGCAGGATTCGGCGGGTAATCCGGTGGGTGGACGAGGGAAGACCGTCCGTTATGCGCATGAGGTCGGGATCGGCGCGGATATCAACTTCGCGCAGTTGACCGGGCACGACATCGGCGTCTTCCACGTCCTGTTGACGGAGCGCGCGGGGGCGGGCATCGCGCGGCAGTTGCCGGCGCTGAACAGTCCGCAGGAAATCTATGGCTCCGGCGAGACGATCCGCTTCACGCGGCTGTCGCTGGAAAAGCAGTTCGGTCGTTATGTCGATAGCGAAATCGGCTGGATCAACACCGAAAACGATTTCGCGCAATCGACCATGCACTGGGGCATGAACCTGTATTGCCAGTTCGAATCCAATGCGATCTGCGGTATGCCGCAGGCTTTGGCAAGTAACGCAGGCTACGGTTATTATCCGACAGCGCATCCGGGCGCGTTCATCAAGCTGTTCCCGTTCGGTAACGACAGGATGCTGGTGTCCGCAGGCATCTATAATGTCGATCCGACGATTTCCAATACCGGTTATGCCTGGAAGCTTGGCCTGCATCACACCACGGGCGTCTATCTGCCGTTCCAGATCGGCTGGCATCTCGGCGGTACGGATACCGAGGGAAAACTGCCGACGAACTTCAAGATTGGCGGTTACTGGGATACGTCCGAGGTCAATAATGTGTTTGGCCAACTGGCTGGTTTCGAGACGGCGCATGTCGATCTCGGTAATTTGCCGATCGAGAAGATTCGAGGGCGTTACGGCGGCTGGTTCGAGGGTGACCAGATGTTGCAGCGCGACGCGAAGGATCCCAATCGCTCGACCGTTGCGTTCATGTCATTCATCTGGGGCGATCCACGCACAGCCATCTCACCTTATTTCGTGACATGGGGCGTTGTGCGGAAGGGAACTTTCCCGAGCCGGCCGAATGACACATTCAGTATCGGCGGCAAGTTCAACTTCCTCAATCCGAAGCTGACGAACTACGTGGGTGCGCTACAAGGTGCGGGCTATCCCGGTTTGCTGAAGCCGAGTGGTGAGCATGCGGGCGAGATTAACTATGGATGGCGTCCATCGCCATGGCTGACGATCCGCCCCGGCGTGCAGTATATCTGGCATCCTGGGGGGACCAACCGTTACAAGAACGCGTTGCTGCTCGATCTCGAAACGGGTGTGACGTTCTGA
- a CDS encoding POTRA domain-containing protein: MARFPFFSRRLMTVALAVGCLSGSVVTETVLTRAHAAAAAPAADTPLTLKVLKVSGNQQISTDAIMAALPYHVGDTVTRNQLDAGIQQVMALYKDKNVGAKFGERERFVGKTIQLYVTIQEMAPNAAPAAAALVVDQINFVGNSKVPTPELQAATKLRPGSPISTEAVTADETAMQAVYKKHNIGSQIQPVATQPNHDNHVVLTYQITETAPKNND; this comes from the coding sequence TTGGCTCGTTTCCCTTTCTTTTCCCGTCGCCTCATGACGGTCGCATTGGCTGTTGGTTGCCTGTCCGGTTCTGTCGTGACGGAAACTGTGCTGACGCGGGCACATGCCGCTGCGGCGGCGCCGGCGGCGGATACGCCGCTGACGCTGAAGGTTCTCAAGGTATCCGGCAATCAGCAGATTTCCACGGATGCCATCATGGCGGCGCTGCCCTATCACGTCGGCGATACGGTGACGCGCAATCAGCTGGATGCTGGCATTCAGCAGGTCATGGCGCTCTACAAGGACAAGAATGTCGGAGCGAAGTTCGGCGAACGCGAAAGATTCGTCGGGAAGACCATCCAGCTCTATGTCACCATTCAGGAGATGGCACCGAATGCGGCGCCGGCGGCTGCGGCTCTTGTGGTCGACCAGATCAATTTCGTCGGTAACAGCAAGGTGCCGACGCCGGAGTTGCAGGCGGCCACAAAGCTGCGGCCGGGTTCACCGATCTCCACTGAGGCGGTGACGGCTGATGAGACAGCGATGCAGGCGGTCTACAAAAAGCACAATATCGGCAGTCAGATCCAGCCGGTAGCCACCCAACCGAATCATGACAATCATGTCGTGCTGACCTATCAGATCACGGAAACCGCACCGAAGAACAACGACTGA
- a CDS encoding peptide MFS transporter, with product MTALTLPARNATRRQSFTVVLAIELWERFGFYGMQAVLTIYLVSRLGLQDYDANLMIGAFSAMTYVTPVLGGMVGDRLLGSRRSMVGGAVALALGYMMLGIADQSRTLLYLAMAVIATGNGLFKPNAGNLVRRIYEGDDAEVDAAFTIYYMSVNVGSTVSMLLTPWLQDRYGPGAAFMACALGLVLGLIYYAWRAPWLKGVGGHLDLAPVNRRALALVSGGALACVAVTIVILSNAALARLSIWLAAAGIAIGWIALYRRIPGRERPGLRLAYLLCLETMVYALFYQQQQTSLTLFALRAVDGDFRIGPMRLFHWSAGQFQALNSLWIMAASPVLAFLYDRLGQRGRDLSLANKMAIGFSLVVIGFFIWWRAAAAAVGLVSPWVMVVGYGFTSVAELLTMGLGLAVIARYVPARLSGFMMGSLYLVWALAMYVGSVIANIATATPGHGAAAYVGLWRDLFLLALAAFAAVVVLLPIAAKWARQCEE from the coding sequence ATGACTGCCCTCACTCTGCCCGCCCGAAACGCGACGCGGCGACAGTCCTTCACGGTCGTGCTGGCGATCGAATTGTGGGAACGCTTCGGCTTCTACGGCATGCAGGCGGTGCTGACGATCTATCTCGTCTCCCGTCTGGGCTTGCAGGATTACGATGCCAATCTGATGATCGGCGCCTTCTCGGCAATGACCTATGTCACGCCGGTGTTGGGCGGCATGGTGGGGGACCGGCTGCTCGGCTCTCGACGGTCGATGGTCGGTGGCGCCGTCGCACTGGCCCTGGGCTACATGATGTTGGGGATCGCGGATCAGAGCAGAACACTGCTCTATCTGGCGATGGCCGTGATTGCGACCGGTAACGGCCTGTTCAAGCCCAATGCGGGCAACCTCGTCCGGCGCATTTACGAAGGCGACGACGCGGAAGTCGATGCCGCCTTCACCATCTATTACATGTCCGTCAACGTAGGATCGACTGTGTCGATGCTGCTGACGCCGTGGCTTCAGGATCGCTACGGACCGGGTGCGGCATTCATGGCGTGCGCGCTGGGGCTGGTGCTGGGCCTGATCTATTACGCATGGCGCGCACCGTGGCTGAAGGGGGTCGGCGGACATCTCGATCTGGCGCCGGTCAACCGACGCGCGCTCGCGCTCGTGAGCGGCGGCGCACTTGCCTGCGTCGCCGTGACGATCGTCATCCTTAGCAATGCTGCATTGGCGCGACTTTCCATCTGGCTGGCGGCGGCGGGCATCGCGATCGGCTGGATCGCGCTTTATCGGCGGATACCGGGCAGGGAGCGGCCGGGTTTGCGGCTGGCTTATCTGCTGTGTCTGGAGACGATGGTTTACGCGCTTTTCTATCAGCAGCAGCAGACATCCCTGACACTTTTTGCGCTGCGTGCCGTGGACGGCGATTTCCGCATTGGTCCGATGCGGCTTTTCCACTGGAGCGCCGGTCAGTTTCAGGCGCTCAATTCTCTCTGGATCATGGCGGCCAGCCCCGTTCTGGCGTTTCTGTATGATCGTTTGGGGCAGCGTGGACGGGACCTGTCTCTGGCGAACAAGATGGCGATCGGCTTCTCGCTGGTCGTCATCGGTTTCTTCATCTGGTGGCGGGCCGCTGCCGCGGCGGTCGGGCTGGTATCGCCATGGGTGATGGTCGTCGGCTACGGATTCACCTCCGTTGCCGAACTGCTGACGATGGGGCTTGGGTTGGCGGTGATCGCGCGCTACGTGCCCGCGCGGCTGAGCGGTTTCATGATGGGTTCGCTCTATCTGGTATGGGCTCTTGCGATGTATGTGGGCAGTGTGATCGCCAATATTGCGACGGCCACGCCGGGACACGGCGCTGCTGCATATGTCGGTCTGTGGCGCGATTTGTTCCTGCTTGCGCTGGCAGCGTTCGCTGCGGTCGTGGTCCTCCTGCCGATCGCTGCAAAATGGGCACGGCAATGTGAAGAATGA
- a CDS encoding transglycosylase SLT domain-containing protein yields MPRSRAARASTSRPSKPMRHDKGRFPAIGRAVLAMGAAGGLAACATTQGSSPQVPVVQEAASYRAHAKNYYAPPGSSSDPWGPYIEEASQRFDVPGTWIRAVMMQESGGRLFDKNGQFVTSIPGAMGLMQLMPPAYDDMRAQYGLGDDPYDPHDNILAGTAYIRQMYDIYGSPGFLAAYNDGPGNLDAYLRRGRPLPRETRRYVASIGPQLVGSWPSNRSQADLMVASHDPNAPDPVMVAQNTAEATAVRAAWRQHDRSEPSSDDNDDQPVQVAEAPATAATPAPAYTRNWNAASSGGAQSSSVSAAWAARGISAPKPAPASSPIQMASAQPSASPSPTSVSQAWASRTVAEPIPAAPTLSAQPVLARVTQPPSATLPAQHRMSFHLITPAMAEPLPTVQRATPVLPHNWSIQVGAYKSAALAQSAVSQAHSHAQMQLASARTFVAPVDAGHAHLYRARLTGLSHDDAIAACRRLGGHTAPCVVVSPTGF; encoded by the coding sequence ATGCCACGTTCCCGCGCTGCCCGAGCTTCCACATCACGCCCGAGCAAGCCGATGCGTCATGACAAAGGCCGTTTCCCCGCCATCGGGCGCGCCGTGTTGGCAATGGGCGCGGCAGGTGGCCTCGCAGCCTGCGCCACGACGCAAGGGTCCAGTCCGCAGGTTCCCGTCGTGCAGGAAGCCGCCAGCTATCGGGCTCACGCGAAGAACTACTATGCCCCGCCGGGCTCGAGCAGCGATCCCTGGGGACCGTATATCGAGGAAGCCTCGCAACGTTTCGATGTGCCCGGCACATGGATCCGCGCCGTGATGATGCAGGAATCCGGCGGCCGTCTCTTCGACAAAAACGGGCAGTTCGTCACCTCGATCCCCGGCGCCATGGGCCTGATGCAGCTCATGCCGCCCGCCTATGACGACATGCGCGCGCAATACGGTCTGGGCGACGATCCCTACGATCCGCACGACAATATCCTGGCCGGCACCGCCTATATCCGTCAGATGTACGACATCTACGGTTCGCCCGGCTTTCTGGCCGCCTATAATGACGGCCCCGGCAATCTGGACGCCTATCTGCGTCGCGGCCGGCCGTTGCCGCGCGAGACGCGCCGCTATGTCGCCTCGATCGGCCCGCAACTGGTCGGCTCGTGGCCCAGCAATCGCTCGCAGGCCGATCTGATGGTCGCATCGCACGATCCGAACGCGCCCGATCCGGTCATGGTCGCCCAGAACACCGCCGAAGCAACCGCGGTGCGCGCCGCATGGCGCCAGCACGATCGAAGCGAACCATCGTCGGATGATAACGACGACCAGCCCGTGCAGGTCGCCGAAGCGCCGGCAACCGCTGCGACGCCGGCCCCGGCCTATACGCGCAACTGGAACGCCGCTTCTTCCGGCGGCGCGCAGTCGTCCTCGGTCAGCGCTGCCTGGGCGGCACGCGGGATCAGCGCGCCAAAACCGGCACCTGCGTCGTCCCCCATCCAGATGGCCAGCGCGCAACCGTCGGCCAGCCCGTCTCCCACCAGCGTATCGCAGGCCTGGGCCAGCCGCACGGTCGCCGAACCGATCCCGGCGGCACCGACCCTGAGCGCGCAGCCTGTCTTGGCCCGCGTAACGCAGCCGCCATCCGCGACGCTACCGGCGCAGCACCGCATGTCTTTCCACCTCATTACCCCGGCCATGGCGGAGCCGTTGCCGACGGTGCAGCGCGCAACCCCCGTCCTGCCGCATAACTGGTCGATCCAGGTCGGTGCCTACAAATCCGCCGCTCTGGCACAAAGCGCGGTCAGCCAGGCCCACAGCCATGCCCAGATGCAACTCGCGAGCGCCCGGACATTCGTCGCGCCGGTCGATGCCGGGCATGCACATCTGTATCGCGCGCGGCTGACCGGTCTGTCGCATGACGACGCCATTGCGGCCTGCCGCCGTCTCGGTGGACATACCGCTCCCTGCGTCGTCGTCTCGCCGACAGGTTTCTAA
- a CDS encoding DnaJ C-terminal domain-containing protein → MSDPYAALGLARGASDKEIRSAYRKLAKQYHPDHNPNNKSAEEKFKAVSSAYNLLGDKEKRARFDRGEIDAEGNERGPFGPGGGFRGGPGGFGGHGGAEFSQEDLGAFFSDMFGGGGFSGDFHPGGTAGRRRPARGADRSYSLTVSFEDSVLGTTTRVTLPEAGSVEVRIPAGIEDGQSLRLAGKGAPGRQSASGEAGPAGDALITIQVSPSSMYTREGRNLRATVPVGFRTAILGGKLTVPTPKGPVTMKVPRHSDSGTVLRLGGRGVAEHGQHKAGDLYVTLRVEIGKVDPALEEFLAKQHADATAQEA, encoded by the coding sequence GTGAGCGATCCTTATGCGGCGCTCGGTTTGGCGCGCGGCGCAAGCGACAAGGAAATTCGCAGCGCGTATCGCAAACTGGCAAAACAATATCACCCCGATCACAATCCGAATAACAAGAGCGCGGAAGAGAAGTTCAAGGCGGTCAGTTCGGCCTATAATCTTCTTGGCGACAAGGAGAAGCGCGCGCGTTTCGACCGCGGCGAGATCGATGCGGAGGGCAACGAGCGCGGACCTTTCGGTCCGGGCGGCGGCTTTCGCGGTGGACCGGGCGGGTTCGGCGGACATGGCGGCGCCGAATTCTCGCAGGAGGATCTGGGCGCGTTCTTCTCCGATATGTTCGGCGGGGGCGGTTTCAGCGGTGACTTCCATCCGGGCGGTACGGCCGGTCGGCGACGTCCCGCACGTGGGGCGGACCGTTCGTATTCCCTGACCGTGTCTTTCGAGGATTCCGTTCTGGGCACGACGACACGCGTGACGCTGCCCGAGGCGGGTTCGGTCGAAGTCAGGATTCCGGCAGGCATCGAAGACGGGCAGAGCCTGCGACTGGCGGGCAAGGGCGCGCCGGGCCGCCAGTCGGCGAGTGGTGAGGCCGGGCCGGCGGGGGATGCCTTGATTACGATCCAGGTTTCGCCCAGTTCGATGTACACGCGTGAGGGGCGTAACCTTCGCGCGACGGTGCCGGTCGGCTTCCGGACGGCGATCCTCGGTGGCAAGCTCACCGTGCCCACGCCGAAGGGGCCGGTCACGATGAAGGTGCCGCGCCACTCCGACAGCGGGACGGTTCTGCGTCTGGGCGGTCGCGGCGTGGCCGAACATGGGCAGCACAAGGCCGGTGATCTGTATGTGACGCTACGGGTCGAGATCGGCAAGGTTGATCCGGCGCTGGAAGAATTTCTGGCCAAACAGCACGCGGATGCCACCGCGCAGGAGGCATAA
- a CDS encoding peroxiredoxin → MSRRQWFAVCLIGELVGTYFAITPAHAALSVGAKAPDFSAQASQGGKEFAYTLASALKQGPVVLYFYPAAFTKGCTIEAHDFAEAIPDFKAQGASVIGVSMDPIAKLDKFSVSECRSAFPVAADPEGHITKAYDAKMPIMAMAKRVSYVIAPDGHVAMSYSAMSPDEHVARAMAAVRDLKAHASTP, encoded by the coding sequence ATGTCCCGTCGTCAATGGTTTGCCGTCTGCCTGATTGGCGAGTTGGTCGGCACATACTTCGCCATAACGCCGGCTCACGCCGCGCTTTCCGTCGGTGCGAAAGCACCGGATTTCTCGGCCCAGGCCAGCCAGGGCGGCAAGGAGTTCGCCTACACGCTGGCCTCGGCACTGAAGCAGGGCCCGGTCGTCCTGTATTTCTACCCGGCGGCTTTCACCAAGGGCTGCACGATCGAGGCCCATGACTTCGCGGAAGCCATTCCCGACTTCAAAGCTCAGGGCGCCAGCGTCATCGGCGTCTCGATGGACCCGATCGCGAAGCTCGACAAATTCTCCGTCAGCGAATGCCGCAGCGCCTTCCCGGTCGCAGCGGACCCGGAAGGCCACATCACGAAAGCCTATGACGCCAAGATGCCGATCATGGCCATGGCCAAGCGCGTGTCCTACGTCATCGCGCCCGATGGCCATGTGGCGATGAGCTACAGTGCGATGTCGCCGGACGAACACGTCGCGCGCGCCATGGCAGCCGTCAGGGACCTGAAAGCGCATGCCTCGACCCCGTGA
- a CDS encoding carbohydrate porin, with translation MSFGLPAAAVAQTSGGGATPTTGAGAGSSAASGNSASAPGLSKSTQTQTASIEDPGPFFAAPMGATHFFGDWGGIQPWLQKHGIHLLAAINEEFAGNVTGGKERAYSDAGQVGAELDIDWGMLAGIRNFWTHMLVVNGHGQNVSRNFGDSIAGVQEIYGARGNVVAHLVSMYGEYAFFHNRIDISAGDIPVGSFFAASPLFCDFMNVAICGNPAPNKYTPGNRDWPSGNIGAVIRVMPTAHTYIMGGLFAVSPHAYNGGISGWSLGQDGLGKLSTPVEIGWMPTFGKKKLVGHYKLGYSYDNSQYDNLYEDKNGESYQATGLPARKQAGMNSTWIILDQMLIRNGAGQTNGLIAFAGAMYTDGKTVAMRDHEWAGFVESGQPWGRPLDTIGVMYQHFDMSHTVALQQEASQALGVPYISNQWGNVYGVQSHENTYELFYSAHVARAMAIQPDFQYIQRPGATTTFKDAAVLGVQFTVVL, from the coding sequence ATGTCATTCGGATTACCCGCCGCAGCTGTCGCGCAGACATCCGGAGGCGGCGCAACACCCACGACAGGCGCTGGCGCCGGCTCAAGTGCAGCCAGTGGCAATAGTGCAAGCGCACCGGGCCTGAGCAAATCGACGCAGACACAGACGGCATCCATCGAGGATCCAGGGCCGTTCTTCGCCGCGCCGATGGGTGCGACACATTTCTTCGGCGACTGGGGCGGCATTCAGCCATGGTTGCAGAAGCACGGCATTCATCTGCTGGCCGCCATCAACGAGGAATTCGCCGGCAATGTCACCGGCGGCAAGGAACGCGCCTATTCCGACGCAGGACAGGTCGGCGCGGAACTGGATATCGACTGGGGCATGCTGGCCGGCATCAGGAATTTCTGGACGCATATGCTGGTCGTGAACGGCCACGGCCAGAATGTCAGCCGCAATTTCGGCGATTCCATCGCCGGCGTGCAGGAAATCTACGGCGCTCGCGGTAACGTGGTCGCCCATCTCGTGTCGATGTATGGCGAATATGCCTTCTTCCACAACCGCATCGACATCAGCGCCGGGGACATTCCGGTCGGCAGTTTCTTTGCCGCGTCCCCCCTGTTCTGCGATTTCATGAACGTCGCCATCTGCGGCAACCCCGCGCCCAACAAATACACACCGGGCAACCGCGACTGGCCGTCCGGCAATATCGGCGCCGTCATCCGTGTCATGCCCACTGCCCACACCTACATCATGGGCGGCCTCTTCGCCGTCAGCCCACATGCCTATAACGGCGGCATCTCCGGTTGGTCACTCGGTCAGGACGGGCTGGGAAAACTCTCGACGCCGGTCGAAATCGGCTGGATGCCGACCTTCGGCAAGAAGAAGCTCGTCGGCCATTACAAGCTGGGCTATTCGTACGACAACTCGCAATACGACAACCTCTATGAAGACAAGAACGGCGAGTCCTATCAGGCAACCGGGCTGCCCGCGCGAAAGCAGGCCGGGATGAACAGCACCTGGATCATCTTGGACCAGATGCTGATCCGCAATGGCGCGGGCCAGACGAACGGCCTGATCGCCTTCGCCGGCGCCATGTATACGGACGGCAAGACCGTCGCCATGCGCGATCATGAATGGGCTGGCTTCGTCGAGAGCGGTCAGCCATGGGGACGCCCGCTGGATACGATCGGCGTTATGTATCAGCATTTCGACATGAGTCATACTGTCGCGTTGCAACAGGAAGCATCGCAGGCGCTTGGCGTGCCCTATATCTCCAATCAATGGGGCAACGTTTACGGCGTGCAATCGCACGAAAACACATACGAACTGTTCTATAGCGCCCATGTCGCGCGGGCGATGGCGATCCAGCCGGATTTTCAATACATCCAGCGGCCCGGCGCCACGACGACATTCAAGGATGCCGCCGTTCTGGGCGTCCAGTTCACAGTCGTGCTCTAG